The Lonsdalea populi genome window below encodes:
- the aaeB gene encoding p-hydroxybenzoic acid efflux pump subunit AaeB, with translation MFNFPGFIRLRFAFKLSFAILLSLMLGFYMQLETPRWAVLTAALVAAGPAFAAGGEPFSGAIRYRGLLRVLGTFIGCIGALIIIVHTARAPVVMLMLSCLWAGACVWISSLVRVENSYAFGLAGYTALIIVVTIESSPLLAPQLAVERCSEIVLGIVCAVLADLLFSPRSIKQDIDRTTKALLLDQFQLLQRCVSGVSKAELDTTWHALVRKTQALNGMRSQLRIESSRWQNSNLRLKSMVTQSWLMITQACEAYLIFQEREAPLKDRLSRLLEQPVTTPEEGRQRLRQLRYLAAVNSADLPAPLVGWVATATRYHLLMLGVQTNGRINRIEADALATDVAVKATSAETHHAMINGLRTWVATTLGCLFWLTTGWNSGSVCMVMIAVVTSLAMRLPNPLMMAKDFLVGTLFALPLGAFMFMLVLPSTQQSQLLLCLSLGLMAFIIGIEVQKRRLGSLAALVSTINIIVLDNPMTFDLAQFLDSAIGQIIGCFLAYLVILLIRDNSLAWTGRTLMNRFVFGAVSALNTGQKRRQDNYLPALYQYLFLLLSRFPGDIAKYRLALSLIIAHQGLRQLDIPISETLAAHHRHLRATAGRVIKAKQDTARSRYFTQLLEEMDAYQQALLDHRVAEKTLASVSRLIALLRRNQHAFTG, from the coding sequence ATGTTCAATTTCCCTGGATTCATCCGGCTGCGGTTTGCCTTTAAGCTGAGTTTTGCGATCCTGCTATCGCTTATGCTCGGATTCTATATGCAGCTGGAAACCCCGCGCTGGGCGGTGCTGACCGCCGCGCTCGTGGCCGCCGGGCCCGCCTTCGCCGCCGGCGGGGAGCCGTTTTCGGGTGCTATTCGCTATCGCGGGCTGCTGCGTGTTCTAGGAACGTTTATCGGCTGTATCGGGGCGCTGATCATCATTGTCCACACCGCGCGCGCGCCGGTTGTGATGCTGATGCTGAGCTGTCTGTGGGCGGGCGCCTGCGTGTGGATCTCATCGTTGGTCCGGGTGGAAAACTCCTACGCCTTTGGGCTGGCGGGCTATACCGCGCTGATTATCGTCGTCACCATCGAGAGCTCGCCGCTGTTGGCGCCGCAGCTCGCGGTCGAACGCTGTAGTGAGATCGTGCTGGGCATCGTGTGCGCCGTGCTGGCCGACCTGTTGTTTTCTCCCCGCTCCATCAAGCAGGATATCGACCGCACGACGAAAGCGCTGCTGCTGGATCAGTTTCAACTGCTGCAACGCTGCGTGTCCGGAGTCTCGAAGGCGGAGTTGGATACGACCTGGCACGCGCTGGTGCGTAAAACCCAGGCGCTGAACGGCATGCGCAGCCAGCTTCGCATCGAGTCATCCCGCTGGCAGAACAGCAATCTTCGTCTGAAAAGCATGGTGACGCAGTCATGGCTCATGATCACTCAGGCCTGCGAAGCCTATCTGATCTTCCAGGAGCGCGAGGCGCCGCTCAAAGACCGTCTGTCCAGGCTGCTGGAACAGCCCGTGACCACCCCGGAGGAAGGGCGTCAGCGCTTACGCCAGCTGCGTTACCTGGCCGCCGTCAATAGCGCCGATCTCCCCGCTCCCCTGGTCGGCTGGGTGGCAACGGCGACGCGATACCATCTCCTGATGCTGGGGGTGCAGACCAATGGCCGCATCAATCGCATTGAGGCGGATGCCCTGGCGACGGATGTGGCGGTTAAGGCGACGTCCGCGGAGACGCATCACGCGATGATCAACGGGTTGCGCACCTGGGTGGCCACTACGCTGGGATGTCTATTTTGGCTAACGACGGGCTGGAATTCCGGCAGCGTTTGTATGGTGATGATCGCCGTCGTCACCTCGCTGGCGATGCGCTTGCCCAATCCGCTTATGATGGCGAAGGATTTTCTGGTCGGGACGCTGTTCGCGCTGCCGCTTGGAGCATTTATGTTCATGCTGGTGCTGCCTTCCACGCAACAGAGTCAATTGCTGCTGTGCCTGAGCCTGGGTCTGATGGCGTTTATCATCGGCATTGAGGTGCAGAAACGCCGATTGGGATCGTTGGCGGCCTTAGTGAGCACCATCAACATCATCGTGCTTGATAATCCCATGACCTTCGATCTCGCGCAGTTTCTGGACAGCGCTATCGGGCAAATTATCGGCTGCTTCCTGGCTTATCTCGTTATTCTGCTGATTCGGGACAACTCCCTGGCCTGGACGGGACGGACGCTGATGAACCGCTTTGTCTTCGGTGCGGTATCGGCGTTGAACACGGGCCAGAAGCGACGGCAGGACAACTACTTGCCCGCGCTTTATCAATATCTCTTTCTGCTGCTAAGCCGCTTTCCGGGCGATATCGCCAAATATCGGCTGGCGCTGTCGCTGATCATCGCGCATCAGGGGCTGCGTCAGTTGGATATCCCCATTAGCGAAACGCTGGCGGCTCACCACCGGCATCTGCGGGCGACGGCGGGCCGGGTAATCAAAGCGAAGCAGGATACGGCGCGCAGCCGCTATTTTACGCAGTTGCTGGAAGAAATGGACGCATATCAGCAGGCTCTGCTGGACCACCGGGTGGCGGAAAAAACCCTTGCCTCGGTCAGCCGTCTTATCGCCCTCCTGCGGCGAAACCAGCATGCGTTTACCGGCTAA
- the aaeA gene encoding p-hydroxybenzoic acid efflux pump subunit AaeA, whose translation MNTSALAIYLKKFARIAITLALALLALVAIVRVWAFYTESPWTRDARFTADIVAIAPDVSGLLTAVNVHDNQLVKKGDILFEVDRPRYQQALAEAQANVEYYRSLVVEKKREAGRRLKLGTQALSREEIEQYGNTLETTQHQLAQAQASLELARLDLDRTVVRAPSEGGVTNLNLQVGEFITRGATVVALVKKDSYYLWAYMEETKLGGVRPGLRVEITPLGSNRILYGTVDSVAAAVTNSNITTDSTGLATVDSNLEWVRLAQRVPVKIRLDRQMDNLYPAGTTATVVVTGENTAHTKSMSPMLKLMHRLREFG comes from the coding sequence GTGAATACATCCGCTCTGGCAATTTATTTGAAAAAATTCGCACGTATCGCGATTACGCTGGCGCTGGCCTTGTTGGCTCTGGTGGCGATCGTGCGCGTATGGGCTTTCTACACCGAGTCGCCCTGGACCCGTGACGCGCGATTCACCGCCGATATCGTCGCTATCGCGCCCGATGTCAGCGGGCTGCTGACCGCCGTCAACGTCCATGACAACCAACTGGTGAAGAAGGGCGATATCCTGTTTGAAGTCGACAGGCCTCGCTATCAGCAAGCGCTGGCCGAAGCGCAGGCGAACGTCGAATACTATCGATCGCTGGTCGTCGAGAAAAAACGGGAAGCTGGCCGCCGTCTGAAACTCGGGACGCAGGCGCTGTCGCGTGAGGAAATCGAACAGTACGGCAATACGCTGGAAACCACGCAGCATCAGCTGGCGCAGGCGCAGGCCTCCCTGGAGTTGGCCCGGCTCGACCTGGATCGTACCGTCGTTCGCGCTCCGTCGGAGGGGGGGGTGACCAACCTCAATCTGCAGGTTGGTGAATTCATTACCCGCGGCGCGACTGTGGTCGCGCTGGTGAAAAAAGATTCCTATTACCTGTGGGCGTATATGGAGGAAACCAAACTGGGTGGCGTCCGTCCCGGCTTGCGGGTGGAGATCACGCCGCTCGGCAGTAACCGAATTTTGTACGGAACGGTGGATAGCGTGGCGGCGGCGGTTACCAACAGCAACATCACCACCGATAGCACCGGTTTGGCGACGGTCGACTCCAATCTGGAGTGGGTCCGGTTGGCGCAGCGGGTGCCGGTGAAGATTCGTTTGGACCGGCAAATGGATAATCTCTACCCGGCGGGCACCACCGCGACGGTCGTGGTCACAGGAGAAAATACGGCGCATACGAAATCAATGTCGCCGATGTTGAAACTGATGCACCGGCTGCGCGAGTTCGGGTAA
- the aaeX gene encoding p-hydroxybenzoic acid efflux pump operon protein AaeX, whose protein sequence is MNSLPVMVLFGLSFPPVFFVLLVSLALFYLCLRLLQPTGIYDVVWHPALFNTALFCCLFYLLFRFGL, encoded by the coding sequence ATGAATTCGCTTCCGGTCATGGTCCTGTTCGGCCTGTCGTTCCCTCCGGTATTTTTTGTCCTGCTGGTATCGCTGGCGCTATTTTATCTGTGTCTCCGTCTGCTGCAGCCTACCGGGATCTACGATGTCGTTTGGCATCCCGCATTGTTCAACACCGCGCTGTTCTGCTGCCTGTTTTATCTGCTGTTCCGTTTCGGTCTTTGA
- the aaeR gene encoding HTH-type transcriptional activator AaeR: protein MERLKSMTVFAKVVEFGSFTSAARQLKMSVSAVSQTVTKLENALQVKLLNRSTRSIGLTEAGKIYYHGCRRMLIEAHEVHDQLYAFTNTPIGTLRIGSTSTMAQNVLATMTAEMLKEYPGLSVNLVSGIPAPDLIADGLDIVIRVGSLQDSSLFSTRLGSMPMVVCAAKSYLTQNGAPEKLSDIDNFSWLEYSVRPDSEFELISPEGLTTRLKPQGRFVTNDSQTLIRWLKHGAGISHVPLMWVFEEIKRGEVEILFARYHSDPRPVYALYTRKDHLPLKVQVCINYLTEYFKKVALTYQGYRQENPPPSAP from the coding sequence ATGGAACGACTAAAAAGCATGACCGTGTTCGCCAAAGTGGTGGAGTTCGGATCATTTACCTCCGCCGCCCGGCAGTTGAAAATGAGCGTCTCCGCCGTCAGCCAAACGGTGACCAAGCTGGAAAATGCGTTGCAGGTGAAGCTGCTGAACCGCAGTACGCGCAGCATCGGACTGACCGAAGCCGGGAAAATCTATTACCACGGCTGCCGTCGCATGCTGATCGAAGCGCATGAAGTTCACGATCAGCTCTACGCGTTTACCAACACGCCGATCGGCACGCTGCGTATCGGCAGCACCTCCACCATGGCTCAGAACGTACTGGCAACGATGACGGCGGAAATGCTGAAGGAGTATCCGGGGCTGTCCGTCAATTTGGTCAGCGGCATCCCCGCGCCGGACCTGATCGCCGACGGGCTGGATATCGTTATTCGCGTGGGATCGTTGCAGGATTCAAGCCTGTTTTCCACCCGTCTGGGATCGATGCCGATGGTGGTATGCGCCGCTAAAAGCTACCTGACGCAGAACGGCGCGCCGGAGAAACTGTCCGACATCGACAATTTTTCCTGGTTGGAATACAGCGTGCGGCCCGACAGCGAATTCGAGCTGATCTCGCCCGAAGGATTAACGACGCGGCTGAAGCCGCAGGGGCGTTTTGTCACCAATGATTCCCAGACGCTGATCCGCTGGCTTAAGCACGGCGCGGGCATTTCACATGTGCCGCTTATGTGGGTTTTTGAGGAGATTAAACGCGGCGAGGTGGAAATTCTGTTCGCCCGCTACCATTCCGATCCGCGTCCGGTCTATGCCTTATACACGCGCAAGGACCATCTGCCGCTGAAAGTGCAGGTGTGCATCAATTATCTAACGGAGTACTTCAAAAAGGTGGCGCTGACCTATCAAGGGTATCGCCAGGAGAATCCGCCGCCGTCGGCGCCCTGA
- the tldD gene encoding metalloprotease TldD — MSLTLVSEQLLTANKLSLNDLNTTLETLNERRLDYADLYFQSSYHESWILEDRIIKDGSYHIDQGVGIRAVSGEKTGFAYADQITLNALQQSAQAARSIVREQGNGRVHALGESAHRALYPSQNPLDSLTREEKIALLQRVDATARAEDARVQEVSASLTGVYELVLVAATDGTLAADIRPLVRLSVSVLVEQDGKRERGSSGGGARTGYDYFWQWVDGEARAEAWAKEAVRMALINLSAVAAPAGSMPVVLGAGWPGVLLHEAVGHGLEGDFNRRGTSVFSGQVGNLVASELCTVVDDGTMEGRRGSLAMDDEGVPGQYNVLIENGVLKGYMQDKLNARLMGVAPTGNGRRESYAHLPMPRMTNTYMLDGKSTPEEIIASVDYGLYAPNFGGGQVDITSGKFVFSTSEAYLIEKGRITKPVKGATLIGSGIEAMQQISMVGNDLSLDMGVGVCGKEGQSLPVGVGQPTLKLDSLTVGGTA, encoded by the coding sequence ATGAGTCTGACGTTAGTCAGTGAGCAATTACTCACAGCCAACAAGCTGAGCCTGAACGATTTGAACACGACTCTGGAGACGCTGAACGAGCGTCGTCTGGACTACGCCGATCTCTATTTCCAATCCAGCTACCATGAGTCCTGGATATTGGAAGACCGCATCATCAAAGACGGTTCCTACCACATCGATCAGGGCGTGGGGATCCGGGCCGTCAGCGGCGAAAAAACCGGTTTCGCCTACGCCGACCAAATTACGTTAAATGCGCTGCAACAGAGTGCGCAGGCAGCCCGCAGCATCGTGAGAGAGCAGGGCAACGGACGTGTACATGCGTTGGGCGAGTCGGCGCATCGCGCGCTGTATCCGAGCCAAAACCCGTTGGATAGCCTGACTCGGGAAGAGAAAATCGCCCTGCTGCAGCGCGTGGATGCGACGGCCCGTGCGGAAGACGCCCGCGTGCAGGAAGTCAGCGCCAGTCTGACCGGCGTGTATGAGCTGGTGCTGGTGGCGGCAACCGATGGAACCCTGGCGGCGGACATTCGCCCGCTGGTGCGTCTGTCCGTCAGCGTGCTGGTGGAACAGGACGGTAAGCGTGAGCGCGGCTCAAGCGGCGGCGGCGCGCGTACCGGTTACGACTACTTTTGGCAGTGGGTGGACGGCGAAGCGCGGGCGGAAGCCTGGGCGAAAGAAGCCGTTCGTATGGCGCTGATCAATCTCTCTGCGGTTGCGGCGCCTGCGGGTTCAATGCCTGTCGTGCTGGGCGCCGGTTGGCCGGGCGTGCTGCTGCACGAAGCGGTTGGTCACGGTCTGGAAGGCGACTTCAACCGTCGCGGGACATCCGTGTTCAGCGGTCAGGTGGGCAATCTGGTGGCGTCTGAACTGTGTACCGTGGTGGACGACGGAACGATGGAAGGCCGCCGCGGCTCTCTGGCAATGGACGATGAAGGCGTACCGGGACAGTACAACGTGCTGATCGAGAACGGCGTGTTGAAAGGTTATATGCAGGATAAGCTCAACGCCCGCCTGATGGGCGTTGCGCCGACCGGCAACGGCCGCCGCGAGTCCTATGCGCACCTGCCTATGCCGCGCATGACCAACACTTATATGCTGGACGGTAAGTCGACGCCGGAAGAGATTATCGCCAGCGTCGACTACGGCCTGTATGCGCCGAACTTCGGCGGGGGTCAGGTGGATATTACCTCCGGCAAGTTCGTGTTCTCCACGTCGGAAGCCTATCTGATCGAAAAAGGCCGCATCACCAAGCCTGTCAAAGGCGCGACGCTGATTGGCTCCGGCATCGAAGCCATGCAGCAGATTTCTATGGTGGGCAACGATCTGTCGCTGGATATGGGCGTCGGCGTTTGCGGTAAAGAAGGCCAGAGTCTGCCGGTTGGCGTCGGTCAGCCAACGCTGAAACTGGACAGCCTGACGGTGGGCGGCACGGCTTAA
- the yhdP gene encoding AsmA2 domain-containing protein YhdP, producing MRRLPGIVLATGATLIVLVALAVSGMRLVMPHLDDFRPRLVAWAQSVSGITIEVAALNGRWEPFGPTLEIDRIRIQHPDADWRSERVTLALDVWQSLLHLRWQFRDLTFYQMQLDIKHPLQFSKKNNDGGWQANQVADLFLRQLDHFDLRDSHITFLTPSGPRAELFIPQLTWLNGNNRHRAEGQISLSSFNGQHGVVQMRMDLQDDQGWLNDGTLYLQADDIDMKPWLSRWLRSNTGLENADFSLATWLHVRNGEIAGGDILLNEGTAGWRDGNETHRISVDNMMLQASRQDNGWQLTIPALKVATDGQAWPQAAISALWLPADKPVGGEALQGELRVRSGNLALERFTPLLPLLSSSMPDLKTRWQALQPKGQLTTLALDIPLATPQNSRFQVGWQDVSWQPGRMLPGVDRFSGTVSGSVGSGEVHLQLNQSTLPYPGMFRAPLEMEKVEGNLHWRSDDQGWSLWSKGLDVQAKSLWVNGDFDYHHPAKGEPQLNILAGLRLSDGAEAWRYYPEHFMGKSLVDYLSQAVQGGAVDNGTLIFAGNPSNFPFTHHDGQFQVWVPLKNAKFSFQPGWPALNSDNITLNFLNNGLWMNAPQARLGNVEGRDINAAIPNYQQELLLINGDLNGSGKEVSDYFMQTPLKSTLGTALQQLQVGGNVASTLHLSIPLNGKRVRASGEVTMNDNSLFIKPLGVTLRQLTGRFSYDNGNLKSEPLQATVFGQPLTAGFTTEEQEKAFQVNVDLQGNVQPARLPGLPADVVSALGGSASWKTQVGVTLPHKGGATYDVNAQADLKEVSSHLPSPLNKAAGKPLPVQLTAKGNLRGFTVQGVLAKSQRFNSRWLLKKHSVALAQAVWQEGGKNAPALTGGDGVTLHLPALDGERWLGLLSGAKTSLGSGGGEFSLPERVTLTTPQLTLAGQQWRDLALSAYPTAGGAAVTARGREIDGRLEIPRTGVWRSDIRYLYYNPQWSGNASPSTSGKASAPFTLTNETFAGWPTLQVNCNECWAMGQNLGRIQALFVPERNKISIRGGLVDDGKTRLTLNGSWQQAEGGSRTSLKGGLSGDSLTESAAWLGISTPLRSESFNIDYDLYWHGEPWSPVLPTLSGILQTRLGKGEITSASSGSAGQLLRLISFDALLRKLQFDFSDTFHKGFYFDSIRSSAWIKSGVLHTDNLLVDGLEADIAMSGDIDLVKRQINMEATVAPELSGTVGVAAAFVVNPVVGAAVFAASKVLAPLWNKFSLIRYHISGSVDQPEIQEVLREKHKARVATSGQ from the coding sequence GTGAGGCGACTGCCCGGAATAGTACTTGCGACGGGAGCCACCCTTATTGTACTGGTTGCGCTGGCGGTCAGCGGGATGAGGCTCGTCATGCCGCATTTGGACGACTTCAGACCACGGCTGGTGGCCTGGGCGCAGTCCGTCTCCGGGATTACGATAGAGGTCGCGGCCCTAAACGGCCGCTGGGAGCCGTTCGGCCCCACGCTGGAAATTGATCGTATCCGCATCCAGCATCCGGACGCCGACTGGCGGTCTGAACGGGTCACGCTGGCGCTGGATGTGTGGCAATCATTGCTTCATCTGCGCTGGCAGTTCCGCGATCTGACTTTCTATCAGATGCAGCTGGACATCAAACATCCCCTGCAATTTTCGAAAAAAAACAACGATGGCGGCTGGCAGGCGAACCAGGTGGCCGACCTGTTTCTGCGTCAGCTCGACCATTTCGATCTGCGCGACAGCCATATTACCTTTCTGACGCCCTCCGGCCCGCGCGCCGAACTGTTTATTCCCCAGTTGACCTGGCTGAACGGCAACAACCGCCATCGCGCCGAAGGCCAGATCAGCCTGTCGAGTTTCAACGGGCAGCACGGTGTGGTGCAGATGCGCATGGACTTGCAAGACGATCAGGGGTGGCTGAATGACGGCACCCTTTATCTGCAAGCCGATGATATTGATATGAAGCCCTGGCTAAGCCGCTGGCTGCGCAGCAACACTGGTCTGGAGAACGCGGACTTTAGTCTGGCGACCTGGCTGCATGTGCGTAACGGAGAGATCGCCGGGGGCGATATTCTGCTGAATGAGGGGACGGCAGGCTGGCGTGATGGAAACGAGACGCACCGCATCAGCGTCGACAACATGATGCTGCAAGCCAGCCGGCAGGATAACGGCTGGCAGCTAACCATCCCGGCGTTGAAGGTCGCAACGGACGGGCAGGCGTGGCCGCAGGCGGCGATTTCCGCGCTATGGCTGCCGGCCGATAAACCGGTCGGCGGTGAGGCGCTACAAGGCGAACTGCGTGTTCGCAGCGGCAATCTGGCGCTGGAGCGATTTACGCCGTTGCTGCCCTTGCTCTCTTCCTCCATGCCGGATCTGAAAACACGCTGGCAGGCGTTGCAGCCGAAAGGGCAACTGACGACGCTGGCGCTGGATATTCCGCTGGCGACGCCGCAGAACAGCCGCTTTCAGGTGGGTTGGCAGGATGTCAGCTGGCAGCCCGGGCGGATGCTGCCGGGCGTGGACCGCTTTTCCGGTACGGTCAGCGGGAGCGTGGGAAGCGGTGAGGTGCATCTTCAACTGAACCAGAGCACATTGCCCTATCCAGGCATGTTCCGCGCGCCGCTCGAAATGGAAAAAGTGGAAGGGAACCTGCACTGGCGAAGCGACGACCAAGGCTGGTCGCTGTGGTCGAAAGGATTAGACGTGCAGGCTAAATCGCTGTGGGTCAACGGCGATTTTGACTACCATCATCCCGCGAAGGGCGAGCCGCAGCTCAATATTCTCGCCGGGCTGCGTTTAAGCGATGGGGCTGAGGCGTGGCGCTACTATCCCGAACACTTTATGGGAAAAAGCCTGGTCGATTACCTCAGTCAGGCGGTGCAGGGGGGGGCGGTAGACAACGGCACCCTGATTTTTGCGGGCAATCCCTCGAACTTTCCCTTTACGCATCATGACGGACAATTTCAGGTGTGGGTGCCGCTGAAAAACGCCAAATTCAGCTTCCAGCCCGGCTGGCCTGCGTTGAACAGTGACAATATTACCCTGAACTTCCTGAACAACGGGCTGTGGATGAATGCGCCGCAGGCGCGGCTCGGCAACGTTGAAGGGCGCGACATCAATGCCGCGATCCCTAACTATCAGCAGGAGCTCCTGCTGATCAACGGCGACCTGAACGGCAGTGGTAAAGAAGTGAGTGATTACTTCATGCAGACGCCGCTGAAATCCACGCTGGGAACCGCGCTACAGCAATTGCAGGTCGGCGGCAACGTGGCCAGCACGCTGCATCTGTCCATCCCGCTGAACGGCAAGCGGGTACGGGCGAGCGGCGAGGTCACGATGAACGACAATAGCCTGTTCATCAAACCGTTGGGCGTTACGCTGCGCCAGCTCACCGGCCGCTTCAGCTACGACAACGGCAATTTGAAGAGCGAACCGTTGCAGGCCACCGTGTTCGGCCAGCCGCTGACCGCCGGTTTCACCACGGAAGAGCAGGAAAAGGCGTTTCAGGTTAACGTGGACTTACAGGGGAATGTACAACCGGCGCGGTTGCCGGGATTGCCTGCCGATGTCGTGAGCGCGCTGGGCGGTAGCGCCTCCTGGAAAACACAGGTGGGCGTGACGTTGCCGCACAAGGGCGGCGCCACCTACGACGTTAATGCGCAGGCCGACCTGAAGGAAGTGAGCAGTCACTTACCTTCGCCGCTCAACAAGGCGGCGGGCAAACCGCTGCCGGTACAGCTAACCGCTAAAGGGAACCTGCGCGGCTTTACGGTACAGGGCGTGCTGGCCAAGAGTCAGCGGTTTAACAGCCGCTGGCTGCTGAAGAAGCACTCGGTGGCATTGGCTCAGGCGGTCTGGCAGGAAGGCGGCAAAAACGCCCCTGCGCTGACAGGCGGGGACGGCGTCACGTTGCACCTTCCCGCGCTTGACGGCGAACGCTGGTTGGGTCTGCTGTCCGGCGCGAAGACCTCCCTAGGTTCGGGAGGCGGCGAATTCTCGCTGCCGGAACGCGTCACCTTGACGACGCCGCAGTTGACGCTGGCGGGCCAGCAGTGGCGCGATCTGGCGCTGAGCGCGTATCCCACTGCGGGCGGCGCCGCGGTGACGGCGCGCGGCCGCGAGATCGACGGACGCTTGGAAATCCCCCGTACCGGCGTATGGCGAAGCGACATTCGCTATCTTTACTACAATCCTCAATGGTCCGGGAACGCGTCTCCTTCGACGTCGGGCAAAGCCTCGGCGCCCTTTACCCTCACCAACGAGACCTTTGCCGGATGGCCCACGCTACAGGTGAACTGCAACGAATGTTGGGCGATGGGACAGAACCTGGGCCGGATTCAGGCATTATTCGTGCCGGAGAGAAACAAGATTTCGATCCGTGGCGGACTGGTGGATGACGGCAAGACGCGTTTGACCCTCAACGGCAGCTGGCAGCAGGCGGAGGGTGGAAGCCGCACCTCGTTGAAAGGCGGGCTGTCGGGCGATAGCCTAACGGAGAGCGCCGCGTGGCTGGGGATTTCCACGCCGCTGCGTAGTGAGTCATTCAACATCGATTATGATCTCTACTGGCACGGCGAACCGTGGTCTCCGGTCCTGCCCACGCTGAGCGGTATCTTGCAGACCCGTCTCGGCAAAGGGGAAATCACCAGCGCGAGCAGCGGGTCGGCCGGGCAACTGCTGCGTCTGATCAGCTTTGATGCGTTGCTGCGCAAATTGCAGTTCGATTTCAGCGATACCTTTCACAAAGGCTTCTACTTCGACAGCATCCGCAGCTCGGCCTGGATTAAGTCCGGCGTACTGCATACGGATAATCTGCTGGTCGATGGGCTGGAGGCGGACATCGCCATGAGCGGCGATATCGATCTGGTGAAGCGGCAGATCAACATGGAAGCCACGGTTGCGCCGGAGCTTTCCGGTACGGTCGGGGTGGCGGCGGCCTTTGTGGTCAATCCCGTCGTCGGCGCGGCGGTATTCGCCGCCAGCAAAGTGCTGGCGCCGCTGTGGAATAAATTTTCCCTGATTCGTTACCATATTTCCGGTAGTGTGGATCAACCGGAGATTCAGGAAGTTCTGCGCGAAAAGCACAAAGCCCGCGTGGCGACATCCGGCCAGTAA
- the rng gene encoding ribonuclease G, with protein sequence MTAELLVNITPSETRVAYIDNGTMQEIHIEREAKRGIVGNIYKGRVSRVLPGMQAAFVDIGLDKAAFLHASDIMPHTECVAGDEQKNFHVRDIAELVRQGQDLMVQVVKDPLGTKGARLTTDITLPSRYLVFMPGASHVGVSQRIESETERERLKHIVSAYCDEQGGFIIRTAAEGVGEQELTEDAAFLKRLWAKVMERKKRNKTRCQLYGELALAQRILRDFAGAALDRIRVDSKLTFDSLVEFTSEYIPEMASKLELHAGKQPIFDLYDVENEIQRALDRKVELKSGGYLIIDQTEAMTTIDINTGAFVGHRNLDETIFNTNIEATQAIARQLRLRNLGGIIIIDFIDMSNEDHRRRVLHSLEQALSKDRVKTSISGFSQLGLVEMTRKRTRESIEHVLCSGCPTCHGRGTVKTVETVCYEILREIVRVHHAYDSDRFLVYASPRVGEALKGEESHALAEVEVFVAKQVKVQIEPLYSQEQFDVVMM encoded by the coding sequence ATGACCGCTGAGTTACTGGTAAACATTACACCGTCAGAAACGCGCGTCGCTTACATTGATAACGGCACGATGCAGGAAATTCACATCGAGCGTGAAGCCAAGCGCGGCATCGTCGGCAACATCTATAAAGGGCGGGTCAGCCGCGTGCTGCCCGGCATGCAGGCGGCGTTTGTCGATATTGGTCTGGATAAGGCGGCTTTCCTGCACGCCTCCGACATCATGCCGCACACCGAATGTGTGGCGGGCGATGAACAGAAAAACTTCCACGTCCGCGACATCGCTGAGCTGGTACGCCAGGGGCAGGATCTCATGGTACAGGTGGTCAAGGATCCCCTGGGCACCAAAGGCGCGCGTCTGACGACGGATATTACGCTGCCTTCGCGCTATCTGGTCTTTATGCCGGGCGCCTCGCACGTCGGTGTCTCCCAGCGTATCGAAAGCGAAACCGAGCGCGAGCGCCTCAAGCACATCGTGTCCGCCTACTGCGACGAACAGGGCGGTTTCATTATTCGCACCGCCGCTGAAGGCGTGGGCGAGCAGGAGCTGACGGAAGATGCGGCGTTTCTGAAGCGCCTGTGGGCCAAGGTGATGGAGCGTAAAAAACGCAATAAAACCCGCTGCCAGCTGTATGGCGAACTGGCGTTGGCGCAGCGTATCCTGCGGGATTTCGCCGGCGCGGCGCTGGACAGGATTCGCGTCGACTCCAAGCTGACCTTCGACTCGTTGGTAGAATTCACCTCCGAATACATCCCCGAAATGGCCAGCAAGCTGGAGCTTCACGCGGGTAAACAGCCGATTTTCGATCTGTACGATGTTGAGAACGAAATTCAACGCGCGCTGGATCGCAAGGTGGAACTGAAGTCGGGCGGATATCTGATCATCGATCAGACCGAGGCGATGACCACGATTGATATCAACACCGGCGCTTTCGTCGGGCATCGCAATCTGGATGAAACCATCTTCAATACCAACATCGAAGCGACGCAGGCGATCGCCCGCCAGCTGCGACTGCGTAATCTGGGCGGCATCATCATCATCGACTTCATCGATATGAGCAACGAAGACCACCGTCGCCGCGTGCTGCATTCGCTGGAGCAGGCGCTCAGTAAAGATCGGGTAAAAACCAGTATTAGCGGTTTCTCTCAACTAGGATTAGTGGAGATGACCCGTAAACGCACCCGTGAGAGTATCGAGCACGTATTGTGCAGCGGCTGTCCCACCTGTCACGGTCGCGGGACGGTGAAAACGGTCGAGACCGTCTGCTACGAAATTCTGCGCGAAATCGTGCGCGTCCATCATGCTTACGATTCAGACCGCTTCCTGGTTTATGCCTCGCCGCGCGTCGGCGAAGCGCTGAAAGGCGAAGAGTCCCATGCGCTGGCCGAGGTGGAAGTCTTTGTCGCAAAACAGGTCAAGGTCCAGATCGAACCTCTGTACAGTCAGGAGCAGTTCGACGTGGTGATGATGTAA